One Streptomyces sp. 840.1 genomic window, GCCGGTAGCGCTCACCGGCCGCGGGCCCCTGGTTCACCCCCCAGTACTCGTAGCCGGGCGGACACAGCGTCATCACCTGGAAGTTGCTGTGCCCCGGCGGGCAGACGGCCGCCGTGCCCGGGTCCTTCAGCGAGGCGAACGAGGCGAACAGGAAGGGCACCGGGCTGATGCTCTCCCTCTCCAACTGCTCGTAGTAGCCCTCGATGTCGTCGTCCCGGTACCACCACAGATTGGCGTTCGGACGGGCCGGCAGCTCCTTGTCGAGCGCCACGTAGAGCGTGGCCAGGGGAAGCGCCATCTTCGCCTGCCGGGTCCGCGACACCACCCGGCGCCCGAAGTGCTCCTCGCCCACGAGGTCCAGCACGGTCCGCGAGTAGTCCGCGTTCGACACCACCAGCGGAGCCCGGTGGACCTCGCCGTCCGTCATCCCCACCCCGGTGACCCTGCCGTCCTCGACGAGGATGCGCTCCACCCGGCTTCTGGTCCGCAGCTCCCCGCCGTGCGCCTCCAGCCCCTCGACCAGCGCCGCCGCCAGCACCTGGCCGCCGCCCTCGGGGTAGTAGGCGCCCCGCAGGTAGTGGTCGGTGACGGCCGCGTGGGTCGAGACGGTGGACTGGCGCGGCCCCATCCCGTAGTTGGGCGACTGGGCCGCCAGTACGGTACGGGCCCGCGCCGACAGCCCGCAGTGGTCGAAGAGCTCACTGAGCGTCCGGCGCCCCCACTCGGCGGTCACCGGCGTACGGGCCAGCAGGTCCGCCAGCGAGGACTCGCCCTCCGACAGCATCATCGAACGGGTCTCGGTGGCGACCGACCGGCAGATCCCGGTGAACAGGGCGATGCCCGCGCTCTGGCCGGGCAGCGCCGCCGTGAGCCGCTTCGTGTACGCCTCCCAGCCGACCGGCACGTCCACCGTGAGGCCCGGGATCTCGATCCGGTCGAAGCCGTCCCGGTCCATCTCCCGGTAGGCCACCCGCCCGCCGAGCCCCAGACCGGAGAAGATGGCCGGCAGCACTCCGCCCGGCCCGCAGTCGCCCAGGTAGTGGACGCCCACGTCGAACTCGTAGGCCCGGCGGCGGCGGAAGACATGACTGTTTCCCCCCGCCACGTCGTGCTGCTCCAGCACGAGGACGCGACGGCCGCTCACAGCCAGGTACGAGGCGCACACCAGGCCGCCCATGCCGCTCCCGACGACTATCGCGTCCCACTCATCCCGCTTCACCATGGGGCTCAACCGTCCTGTTCTTGTAGGCGGGACTCAGGTCCGCTCGCGTACGACCAGCGCACCGGCGTTGCCGTCGTGGCCGACCGAGGTGATCAGACCGATACGGGGGCCGTTGCCGCCCGGCGAGCTCTTCCAGCGGGCGAGCAGCGCCGCGAGCTGCATGGCGCCGCCCGCGCTGTACGTCTCGCCCAGCACCTCGGTCACCCGCACCGGTTCCGGCAGCCGCCCCAGCGCGAGCCGCACCGCCCGCTCCTCCACCCGGTCCAGCCCGATGTGGCCGGCGGCACCGAGCGATACGGCGGCCACCTCGTCGGCGGACACCCGGCTGCGCTCCAGGGCCCGGGTGACCGCGTCGGCCAGCCCGTTCGTCAGGCCGCGGTGGATGCCGGCCCGGCGGCTGACCCCGGCCCAGCCGTGGAAGCCGACCTCGCAGGCCAGCAGCTCCGCGAGGACCGGTTCGCCGGGGGTCTCCTCGGACCGGACGACGAACACGGCGCTGCCCTCGCCGACCGGTGCCTCCTCCCGCAGCGTTCCGGCGTGGTGCCAGGCCCAGGCCGTCGGGGCGCTGAGCTCCTCGGCACCGCCGACGAGCAGCTTCTCGGCGCGCCCCGCGGCCATGGCCAGCCGGGCGTGCCGGAAGGCGTAGAGGCTGGCGCTGCGGCCGCCGGCCACGGTGGCGTTCAGGCCCTTGAGCCCGTGCCTGATGGCCATCTGCCCGGCGCTGCAGTTCATGACGCTGCCCGCGAACTTGCCCGGGTTGATCAGGTAGGGCTTCTCCAGGGTCAGGGTCTCGTACAGCAGGTCGGAGTAGCCCGCGATGCTGCCGGTGTTGGTGGCCAGCACCAC contains:
- a CDS encoding NAD(P)/FAD-dependent oxidoreductase, which translates into the protein MVKRDEWDAIVVGSGMGGLVCASYLAVSGRRVLVLEQHDVAGGNSHVFRRRRAYEFDVGVHYLGDCGPGGVLPAIFSGLGLGGRVAYREMDRDGFDRIEIPGLTVDVPVGWEAYTKRLTAALPGQSAGIALFTGICRSVATETRSMMLSEGESSLADLLARTPVTAEWGRRTLSELFDHCGLSARARTVLAAQSPNYGMGPRQSTVSTHAAVTDHYLRGAYYPEGGGQVLAAALVEGLEAHGGELRTRSRVERILVEDGRVTGVGMTDGEVHRAPLVVSNADYSRTVLDLVGEEHFGRRVVSRTRQAKMALPLATLYVALDKELPARPNANLWWYRDDDIEGYYEQLERESISPVPFLFASFASLKDPGTAAVCPPGHSNFQVMTLCPPGYEYWGVNQGPAAGERYRRNGGYQERKAELTASMLSAAEEVLGPFRDHIVHLETATPITHERYTLATGGTPYGLAQWGGTGSRPDTRTTIEGLHVVGTNTRHGTGITGSAVGGMVLAGQILGRALMAEVHGGALLGDPDLLPERAQGWDPLAVSRGARRQGARGLARIG
- a CDS encoding beta-ketoacyl synthase N-terminal-like domain-containing protein encodes the protein MTTAAPVQPLPVVGAGVVSSAGYGLASLAGALNRGYAPAEAGEPDPAGRDTAYPPRPVRSVPGFRAADHLGRKGTKNLDRLAGLSLVACKQALEEAGPAPAGTEPARTGVVLATNTGSIAGYSDLLYETLTLEKPYLINPGKFAGSVMNCSAGQMAIRHGLKGLNATVAGGRSASLYAFRHARLAMAAGRAEKLLVGGAEELSAPTAWAWHHAGTLREEAPVGEGSAVFVVRSEETPGEPVLAELLACEVGFHGWAGVSRRAGIHRGLTNGLADAVTRALERSRVSADEVAAVSLGAAGHIGLDRVEERAVRLALGRLPEPVRVTEVLGETYSAGGAMQLAALLARWKSSPGGNGPRIGLITSVGHDGNAGALVVRERT